Proteins co-encoded in one Saprospira grandis genomic window:
- a CDS encoding outer membrane beta-barrel protein has protein sequence MMKRTALFSFLSLFLLAGFGLKAQTGPYARLGVGYGMGATTDQLGTTYVEDANGDFTEENIYGTYGGGFDVNLDLGYNFSQNFGFGLGVDYLFGSTVTRDEYTDPSQTSMTEVYTRQLRLSPNFTVRGNNEGMVQPYGGLGLVIPVTGTTYSNTEDVYTGISGTATQKVETKGQFTLGYEAFAGVYFKVPNDKVRIFAELRYTGLRIRAKEAEIVELMQPDMSTGTIIDVIDLRPDPYTEINFVDEIDQDTNANRNAGDPIEQLRTSTNFSSFGIQVGVAMSFGGDEE, from the coding sequence ATGATGAAGCGTACTGCACTTTTTAGCTTCTTGAGCTTGTTCTTGCTCGCAGGATTTGGCCTTAAGGCACAAACTGGTCCTTATGCTCGTTTGGGCGTAGGCTACGGTATGGGAGCAACTACAGACCAATTGGGTACTACTTATGTAGAAGATGCTAATGGTGATTTTACAGAAGAAAATATTTATGGCACCTATGGTGGTGGCTTTGATGTTAATCTAGATCTAGGCTATAACTTTAGCCAAAATTTTGGCTTTGGTCTAGGGGTAGATTATCTATTTGGAAGCACGGTAACCAGAGATGAGTATACTGACCCTTCGCAAACTTCAATGACTGAAGTTTATACCCGCCAATTGCGCCTATCGCCCAATTTTACTGTTCGTGGAAACAATGAAGGAATGGTGCAACCTTATGGTGGTTTGGGCCTTGTTATTCCTGTTACAGGAACTACATATTCTAATACAGAAGATGTGTATACCGGAATTAGTGGTACTGCTACTCAAAAAGTAGAGACTAAAGGACAGTTTACTCTAGGCTATGAGGCTTTTGCTGGTGTTTACTTCAAAGTACCCAACGATAAGGTGCGCATCTTTGCAGAACTTCGCTACACGGGCCTACGTATTCGGGCTAAAGAGGCAGAGATCGTAGAACTTATGCAGCCTGATATGTCTACAGGGACTATTATTGATGTAATCGATCTAAGACCAGATCCTTATACCGAAATTAACTTCGTAGATGAAATTGATCAGGATACAAATGCAAATAGAAATGCAGGTGACCCTATCGAACAACTTAGAACATCTACCAACTTTAGCAGCTTTGGAATCCAAGTTGGAGTAGCTATGAGCTTTGGTGGCGATGAGGAGTAA
- the greA gene encoding transcription elongation factor GreA, with protein MSKQISYMTREGYNKLKKELEELKTVERQKVAQQIAEAREKGDLSENAEYDAAKEAQGLLELKINQMEAVMANARIVDGADLDASKVVVLSTVKMKNLKTKKTMSYTLVSESEADLKAKKISVNSPIGKGLLGKAVGEVADIQTPAGIMQVEILDIKIDL; from the coding sequence ATGTCTAAGCAAATTTCTTATATGACCCGCGAGGGCTATAATAAGCTGAAAAAAGAGTTGGAAGAACTCAAAACCGTAGAACGCCAAAAGGTGGCTCAGCAAATTGCTGAGGCTCGCGAAAAGGGCGACCTTTCTGAAAATGCCGAATATGATGCGGCCAAGGAAGCACAAGGCTTGTTAGAGCTCAAAATTAACCAAATGGAGGCCGTTATGGCCAATGCCCGCATTGTAGATGGAGCCGATTTGGATGCCTCTAAGGTGGTGGTGCTTTCTACCGTGAAAATGAAAAACCTCAAGACCAAAAAGACCATGAGCTATACCTTGGTCTCTGAGTCAGAAGCAGACCTTAAGGCCAAGAAAATATCTGTTAACTCTCCTATTGGCAAAGGCCTTTTGGGCAAAGCTGTAGGTGAAGTAGCCGATATTCAAACCCCCGCCGGCATTATGCAGGTGGAAATCCTAGATATTAAGATTGATCTCTAG
- a CDS encoding lytic transglycosylase domain-containing protein, whose protein sequence is MRRTFYRLFIFAFLFTFGQGQLQASPDKDLIPNSFQEDAPFVDSLSRLMTNLLNDFPEFSDTEYKDRLKALSGAIDYRLDPLTKERILIRTGKYRNSTEAILGRSKMYFPIFEEHLAAHDVPHHLKYLAIVESHLNPTARSVASAVGLWQFIPSSGRIFDLRINTYVDERSDTHKASEAAAKLLRRLYNRYGDWALAMAAYNCGPVRVDRAVKRAGSKNFWAARKYLPRETQRYVPFFMAMVYVGEYYQEHQLIPQQLSQDLVLTDSLHIEGGQSLRKLAEELDISLDTLKLLNPSYRRNYVPKDKDAQILVLPARIVAKERAYTRAFNRIVEMQKENPLRAVRRIQSPQDLKRLAKAYRCSVEDILFWNELPADYQPYAGDLIGLREHRVNVELLARNKKQVSGISIAALKVVGLNEKQEAKTSSVYLGTNEQTEVAAKVPQAGAVAARRRYTNIDGKTVLLEEETIRAQPKAEQKVAVEQRRQAIERPALQDRSRGRRLRSYGFVGVAATEPLNDEKTTASSAPITAQPAIKVAKEEISTPKEELPKTPEATAKGDNSQWNEVELQSTNDILDQSRSRARVLRVRTAASVPPAVMEQE, encoded by the coding sequence ATGAGACGGACTTTCTACCGCCTATTTATTTTTGCCTTTTTGTTCACCTTTGGGCAGGGGCAATTGCAGGCTTCGCCAGACAAGGACCTCATTCCCAATAGTTTTCAAGAGGATGCTCCTTTTGTGGATAGTTTGAGCCGCTTGATGACCAATTTGCTCAATGACTTTCCGGAGTTTTCGGATACCGAATACAAGGATCGGCTCAAGGCGCTTTCTGGAGCGATTGACTACCGTTTGGATCCTTTGACCAAAGAGCGGATTTTGATTCGCACGGGAAAATACAGAAACAGTACGGAGGCCATTTTGGGTCGCAGTAAAATGTACTTTCCTATTTTTGAAGAGCATTTGGCTGCTCATGATGTCCCTCATCACTTAAAATACTTAGCCATTGTCGAGTCGCATCTTAACCCAACGGCTCGTTCGGTGGCTAGTGCGGTGGGGCTTTGGCAGTTTATTCCTAGCTCGGGTCGCATTTTCGATTTGCGCATCAATACTTATGTAGATGAGCGCAGCGACACGCATAAGGCCTCGGAGGCGGCGGCAAAATTGCTTCGTCGTTTGTATAATCGCTATGGCGATTGGGCCCTGGCCATGGCGGCCTACAACTGTGGCCCGGTCCGAGTAGATCGCGCGGTTAAGCGGGCGGGCAGCAAAAATTTCTGGGCGGCACGCAAGTATTTGCCAAGAGAGACCCAGCGCTATGTGCCTTTCTTTATGGCCATGGTTTATGTTGGAGAATATTATCAGGAGCATCAGTTGATTCCGCAGCAGCTGTCTCAGGATTTGGTGCTTACGGACAGTTTGCATATTGAGGGCGGGCAGTCTTTGCGCAAATTGGCCGAGGAGTTAGATATTAGTCTAGATACCTTGAAGTTGCTCAATCCTTCTTATCGCCGCAACTATGTCCCCAAGGATAAGGATGCGCAAATTTTGGTTCTTCCCGCTCGTATTGTGGCCAAAGAAAGAGCCTATACTCGGGCTTTTAACCGCATTGTAGAGATGCAAAAGGAGAATCCCTTGAGAGCCGTTCGTCGCATTCAGTCGCCCCAGGACCTCAAGCGTTTGGCCAAGGCCTACCGCTGTTCTGTTGAGGATATTTTGTTTTGGAACGAATTGCCTGCTGATTATCAGCCTTATGCTGGCGATTTGATCGGTTTGAGAGAGCATCGGGTAAATGTAGAGTTGTTGGCCCGTAACAAAAAGCAAGTTTCTGGAATTTCTATTGCTGCCTTAAAGGTGGTGGGGCTCAATGAGAAGCAAGAGGCCAAAACCTCTTCGGTTTATTTGGGCACTAATGAGCAGACGGAAGTGGCGGCTAAGGTGCCTCAGGCAGGAGCTGTAGCGGCCCGTCGCCGTTATACGAACATTGATGGCAAGACCGTTTTGCTAGAAGAAGAAACAATTAGAGCACAACCTAAGGCCGAGCAGAAGGTAGCTGTAGAACAGCGCCGCCAAGCTATTGAGCGTCCCGCTTTGCAGGACCGCAGTCGTGGCCGCCGCCTTAGAAGTTATGGTTTTGTGGGGGTAGCTGCTACCGAGCCCCTAAATGATGAAAAAACAACGGCTAGCTCGGCACCTATTACGGCCCAGCCAGCTATTAAAGTGGCTAAAGAAGAGATCTCTACGCCCAAGGAAGAGCTGCCTAAAACGCCTGAGGCTACAGCCAAGGGAGACAATAGCCAGTGGAATGAGGTAGAGCTACAAAGCACCAATGATATTTTGGACCAAAGCCGTAGCCGCGCCAGAGTTTTGCGCGTTCGTACTGCAGCTTCTGTTCCTCCAGCGGTGATGGAGCAAGAGTAG
- a CDS encoding 2,3,4,5-tetrahydropyridine-2,6-dicarboxylate N-succinyltransferase: MKVFQEAIEAAWDNRALLKEAKTQELIREVIDLLDKGVVRVAEPTADGWTVNTWVKKAVVLYFPIQKMETIEVPPFEFHDKIPLKTNYAELGVRVVPHAIARHGAFLAPSVIMMPSYVNIGAYVDAGSMVDTWATVGSCAQIGKNVHLSGGVGIGGVLEPLQAAPVIIEDNCFIGSRSIVVEGVHIEEEAVLGANVVITQSTKIIDVSGPEPITYKGRVPARSVVIPGSYTKEFPAGSYQVPCALIIGKRKESTDKKTSLNDALREHNVAV; this comes from the coding sequence ATGAAAGTATTTCAAGAGGCTATTGAGGCCGCCTGGGACAATAGAGCGCTGCTCAAAGAAGCCAAAACACAAGAACTCATTCGTGAGGTAATTGACCTACTCGATAAGGGCGTTGTGCGCGTAGCTGAACCTACAGCAGATGGCTGGACCGTCAATACTTGGGTGAAAAAAGCCGTGGTGCTTTATTTCCCTATCCAAAAAATGGAAACCATTGAAGTGCCTCCTTTCGAGTTTCACGATAAAATTCCACTTAAAACCAATTATGCCGAACTTGGCGTTCGGGTGGTTCCGCATGCGATTGCCCGACATGGCGCCTTTTTGGCCCCTTCGGTCATCATGATGCCTAGTTATGTCAATATTGGCGCTTATGTGGATGCCGGCAGTATGGTTGATACCTGGGCCACGGTGGGCTCTTGTGCCCAAATTGGCAAGAATGTACACCTTAGCGGTGGCGTGGGCATTGGTGGCGTGCTAGAGCCCCTACAGGCCGCTCCCGTGATTATTGAGGACAATTGCTTTATTGGCTCTCGCTCTATTGTGGTAGAAGGGGTGCACATTGAAGAAGAAGCCGTTTTGGGCGCCAATGTGGTCATTACGCAATCCACAAAAATTATTGATGTTTCTGGTCCAGAACCGATCACTTATAAGGGCCGAGTGCCCGCCCGCTCTGTCGTGATTCCAGGTAGCTATACCAAGGAGTTTCCCGCAGGCAGCTATCAGGTGCCTTGCGCCCTCATTATTGGCAAGCGCAAAGAGAGTACCGACAAAAAGACCTCGCTCAATGATGCCCTTCGCGAGCATAATGTAGCAGTTTAG
- a CDS encoding Sec-independent protein translocase subunit TatA/TatB, with the protein MNAILLLSFFGPEMIIVLVAILLLFGGKKIPELMRGLGSGIREFNDAKNKVSKELEAGINEEPKESKKEYEKS; encoded by the coding sequence ATGAACGCTATATTATTATTGAGCTTCTTCGGTCCAGAAATGATCATCGTTTTAGTGGCCATTCTTCTTCTTTTCGGCGGTAAAAAAATTCCTGAACTCATGCGTGGGTTGGGGAGTGGTATCCGCGAGTTCAATGATGCTAAAAATAAAGTATCGAAAGAGCTAGAAGCTGGCATTAACGAAGAACCCAAGGAGAGCAAGAAGGAGTATGAAAAATCTTAA
- the secDF gene encoding protein translocase subunit SecDF, whose protein sequence is MNYAKTMQGKSFVKFFTIALVLVISYIFFLMIPTSGIERSASEFAKAATDSIQDQELKAVQYDMAQQYFLDSISEEPVLNLGFKSYSYQELKRSQLALGLDLKGGMSVVLQVDLQELIKTLANKTSDENFQKALANAKAAQSTAQVDFVTLFGQEYAKVSDKPLSRFFGTTEKLEGININSTNEEVLTAIRLEASKTVERTFNLLKQRIDKFGVAQPVVSLDKSTDRITVELPGVRSPKRAREFLQATASLEFWEMYTAVELLGQQTAGPLVNLNEALKGSKYDKSEPAVGTAAPQPDSAALAYIEEVKADTSLDEAVKQAKIDSVNASFAATAVTDSTNPGPLFKVMGFAPPQTEKDPYVGYTQVKDTAEVMDMLRSAEAQRILPKDVRFAWDSKVQKSEDGGRLVQLFALRTRGQDEATLSGERVVSSRATQNPSGAGYAVSLDMDNEGARKWKKMTEENVGFCVAVTLDNKVYSYPRVNEVIPNGGTSISGDFSATDASDLANILSIGKLPATPEIIEEAIVGPSLGQATVNAGLMALVIGFVLVLIFMLLYYAKAGILAVLALFLNIFFILGCLASFGTVLTLPGIAGIVLTIGMAVDANVIIFERIREELRAGQHWKEAILSGFQHSYSAIIDANVTSFVTALILFQYGLGPIKGFATVLMIGVACSVFTAVLFGRLLFDRYLVNNKEVSIWTGSTKNVLANVSFDFIGKRKIAYAVSGLLLIAGIASMATQGFELGVDFQGGRSYTVEFPQQVEVPQLKEELVKAFDGYDKNVVKIFNQGNQVKITTSFMQEKEGQDADAEVLTKLHQACKAYSSADVDYEAFAAGKAPNVTEAGLYLTASSKVGPTIADDIRQSAFWASLLSLLFIFSYIFIRFRRWQFSVGAIAALFHDVLLVLGIFSLFKGIMPFSMEIDQAFIAAILTIIGYSINDTVIVFDRIRETATNEGESKGIKDIVNQAIQSTVSRTSITSLTTFFVVAILFFFGGDGISGFAFALLIGVIVGTYSSMFIASPIVVDTTKDASSLKYTEYVSDYAEGAEDAESSTGDELDELENEEEKA, encoded by the coding sequence TTGAATTACGCTAAAACCATGCAAGGGAAAAGTTTCGTAAAGTTCTTTACGATTGCGTTAGTCCTGGTCATTTCGTACATCTTCTTTTTGATGATTCCGACCAGCGGTATCGAGCGCAGTGCAAGCGAATTTGCTAAAGCGGCAACGGATAGCATTCAGGACCAAGAACTTAAGGCTGTACAATACGATATGGCCCAGCAGTACTTCCTCGATTCTATTTCTGAGGAGCCCGTCTTGAATCTAGGATTCAAATCATACTCTTATCAAGAGCTCAAGCGCAGCCAGTTGGCTTTGGGCTTGGACTTGAAAGGCGGTATGAGTGTTGTCCTTCAAGTAGATTTGCAAGAGTTGATTAAGACCTTGGCCAACAAAACTTCTGATGAGAACTTTCAGAAGGCATTGGCCAACGCCAAAGCTGCACAGTCTACCGCTCAGGTAGATTTTGTAACCTTGTTTGGTCAAGAATATGCCAAAGTGAGCGACAAGCCTTTGTCTCGTTTCTTTGGAACTACCGAAAAACTGGAGGGAATCAATATCAACTCAACCAATGAGGAAGTATTGACGGCCATCCGTTTGGAGGCTTCTAAAACGGTAGAGCGCACCTTCAATCTATTGAAGCAGCGTATTGATAAGTTTGGTGTGGCCCAACCTGTGGTTTCACTAGATAAGTCTACCGACCGTATTACTGTTGAATTGCCTGGTGTGCGTAGTCCTAAGCGGGCTCGTGAGTTTTTGCAAGCTACGGCTAGCCTAGAGTTCTGGGAAATGTACACTGCTGTTGAGCTTTTGGGCCAACAAACTGCTGGTCCTTTGGTTAACCTCAATGAGGCCCTAAAAGGCAGCAAATACGATAAGAGCGAGCCTGCTGTAGGTACAGCTGCTCCTCAGCCTGATTCGGCAGCCTTGGCTTATATTGAAGAAGTAAAGGCCGACACTAGCCTAGACGAGGCGGTTAAGCAGGCTAAAATTGACTCTGTCAATGCGAGCTTTGCCGCTACTGCCGTAACAGATTCTACTAATCCTGGTCCTTTGTTTAAGGTTATGGGCTTTGCTCCTCCTCAGACAGAAAAAGACCCTTATGTAGGCTATACTCAGGTAAAAGATACTGCAGAAGTGATGGACATGCTTCGTTCTGCAGAAGCGCAGCGCATCTTGCCTAAAGATGTTCGTTTCGCTTGGGATTCTAAAGTACAGAAATCAGAAGATGGTGGCCGTTTGGTTCAGTTGTTTGCCTTGCGCACTCGTGGCCAAGATGAGGCAACACTATCAGGTGAGCGGGTAGTTTCTTCTCGTGCTACTCAGAATCCTTCTGGTGCAGGTTATGCTGTTTCTCTAGACATGGACAATGAAGGGGCGCGTAAGTGGAAGAAAATGACGGAAGAAAACGTCGGCTTCTGCGTAGCGGTAACTCTAGACAACAAGGTTTATTCTTACCCTCGTGTCAATGAAGTAATTCCTAATGGAGGAACAAGTATCTCTGGAGATTTTTCTGCCACAGACGCTAGTGACTTGGCCAATATTCTAAGTATTGGTAAGTTGCCTGCTACACCTGAAATTATTGAAGAAGCTATTGTTGGTCCTAGCTTGGGACAGGCTACAGTAAATGCGGGTCTTATGGCCCTAGTGATTGGTTTTGTATTGGTGCTTATCTTTATGCTCCTTTACTATGCTAAGGCGGGTATTTTAGCTGTATTGGCCCTCTTCCTCAACATCTTCTTTATCCTAGGTTGTTTGGCCTCTTTTGGTACAGTATTGACCCTACCTGGTATTGCCGGTATTGTATTGACTATTGGTATGGCTGTGGATGCCAACGTAATTATCTTTGAGCGTATTCGAGAAGAATTGCGAGCTGGGCAGCACTGGAAAGAAGCAATCCTTTCGGGTTTCCAACACTCTTATTCAGCAATTATTGATGCCAACGTTACTTCATTTGTTACGGCCCTTATCCTCTTCCAATATGGTTTAGGTCCAATCAAGGGTTTTGCTACGGTATTGATGATTGGTGTAGCTTGTTCGGTATTTACTGCGGTATTGTTTGGCCGCTTGTTGTTTGACCGTTACTTGGTCAATAACAAAGAGGTGTCTATTTGGACCGGAAGCACCAAGAATGTTTTGGCCAATGTAAGCTTTGACTTTATTGGCAAGCGTAAAATTGCTTATGCTGTTTCTGGCCTTTTGTTGATTGCTGGTATTGCTTCTATGGCTACTCAAGGTTTTGAGTTGGGTGTAGACTTCCAAGGTGGTCGCTCTTATACTGTAGAGTTCCCTCAGCAAGTAGAGGTACCTCAATTGAAAGAGGAGCTCGTAAAGGCTTTTGATGGCTATGATAAGAATGTAGTAAAGATCTTTAACCAAGGTAACCAAGTAAAAATTACTACTTCTTTCATGCAGGAGAAAGAAGGACAAGATGCCGATGCTGAAGTATTGACTAAGCTTCACCAAGCTTGTAAAGCTTATTCTTCTGCCGATGTAGATTATGAGGCTTTTGCAGCAGGTAAAGCACCTAATGTAACAGAAGCTGGTTTGTACTTGACGGCCTCTTCTAAAGTAGGTCCTACCATTGCAGATGATATTCGTCAGTCTGCTTTCTGGGCTTCATTGCTTTCTTTGCTCTTTATCTTTAGTTACATCTTTATCCGCTTCCGCAGATGGCAGTTCTCTGTAGGTGCTATTGCGGCCCTATTCCATGATGTACTTTTGGTTTTGGGTATCTTCTCTTTGTTCAAAGGTATTATGCCTTTCTCTATGGAGATCGACCAAGCCTTTATTGCTGCTATTTTGACCATCATCGGTTACTCGATTAACGATACCGTAATTGTATTTGACCGTATTCGGGAAACTGCAACGAATGAAGGCGAAAGCAAAGGAATTAAGGACATCGTTAACCAAGCAATTCAGAGTACAGTAAGCCGTACTTCAATTACTTCATTGACTACATTTTTTGTAGTGGCCATCTTGTTCTTCTTTGGTGGTGATGGCATCAGTGGTTTTGCTTTTGCCTTGTTGATTGGTGTAATTGTCGGTACTTACTCTTCTATGTTTATTGCTTCTCCTATTGTAGTAGATACAACTAAAGATGCTAGCTCATTGAAATATACCGAGTACGTTTCTGATTATGCTGAAGGCGCAGAAGATGCCGAAAGCAGCACTGGTGACGAACTAGATGAACTAGAAAACGAAGAAGAAAAAGCTTAG
- a CDS encoding M16 family metallopeptidase, with product MINYKRYQLANGLRVLLQEDPSSPMLTLCMNYEVGSKDELPGRSGFAHLFEHLMFAGSQHAPNFDQLIQLAGGENNAFTNQDMTVFYDILPYQNLDLGLWLEADRMQNLCIEPQPLQKEKRVVVEEFKESCLEEPYGDLWHILGDLAFKEHPYKRPVIGESFEHIEAASLEEVREFYENYYCPNNAVLSISGNIKAEEVLERVEHWFGHIPRGPVKRPAYAAEPPQLVGRKKVHRANVTDAALYMAFPAAARLETAYYLEDLLSDILGLSDSSLLVRQLVKQQKLFSELDVYITGTVEAGLFVIEGKLQEGVDIEQAEQAVWAALEEFKAQPISEEQLQKLQNNTEHNLLFGEIRPFQKALSLGYYELLGQAQLINEEADYYQQITAKQLQLQAQFLFQQEKASLLYYLPKA from the coding sequence ATGATTAATTATAAAAGATATCAGCTAGCAAATGGCTTGCGTGTACTTTTGCAGGAAGACCCTAGCAGCCCCATGCTCACGCTTTGTATGAACTATGAAGTGGGGAGCAAGGATGAGTTGCCGGGCCGCAGTGGCTTTGCGCATTTATTTGAGCATTTGATGTTTGCGGGTTCTCAGCATGCGCCCAATTTCGACCAATTAATACAATTGGCTGGAGGCGAAAACAACGCCTTTACCAACCAAGACATGACTGTTTTTTATGACATTTTGCCTTATCAGAACCTAGATTTGGGGCTTTGGTTGGAGGCGGACCGTATGCAAAACCTTTGTATTGAGCCGCAGCCTTTGCAGAAAGAAAAGCGGGTGGTGGTGGAAGAATTTAAGGAGAGTTGCCTAGAAGAACCCTATGGAGACTTATGGCATATTTTGGGGGATTTGGCCTTTAAGGAACATCCTTATAAGCGGCCTGTAATTGGGGAAAGTTTTGAGCATATTGAGGCGGCTTCCTTGGAAGAAGTGCGTGAATTTTATGAAAACTATTATTGTCCCAACAATGCCGTTTTATCGATTTCGGGCAACATCAAGGCCGAAGAAGTACTGGAGCGGGTAGAACATTGGTTTGGGCATATTCCGAGAGGGCCAGTTAAGCGGCCAGCCTATGCGGCCGAGCCGCCGCAGCTAGTAGGGCGCAAAAAAGTGCATCGGGCCAATGTGACCGATGCGGCTCTTTACATGGCCTTTCCGGCGGCGGCTCGTTTAGAAACCGCCTATTATTTAGAAGACCTCTTATCGGATATATTGGGTTTGAGTGATTCTTCATTGCTGGTTCGGCAATTGGTCAAGCAGCAAAAGCTCTTTAGCGAACTGGATGTATACATTACAGGCACGGTAGAGGCTGGACTATTTGTGATTGAGGGAAAACTGCAAGAGGGGGTAGACATTGAGCAGGCCGAGCAGGCTGTTTGGGCTGCATTAGAAGAATTTAAGGCCCAGCCCATTAGTGAGGAGCAGCTACAAAAGTTGCAAAACAACACCGAGCACAACCTCCTATTTGGGGAAATTCGGCCATTTCAGAAAGCCTTGAGTTTGGGCTACTATGAACTATTGGGGCAGGCCCAATTGATCAATGAAGAGGCCGATTATTATCAGCAAATTACGGCCAAGCAGCTGCAGTTGCAGGCCCAATTCCTCTTTCAGCAAGAAAAGGCCTCGCTGCTTTACTACTTGCCTAAGGCTTAG
- a CDS encoding 30S ribosomal protein THX — MGKGDRKTKKGKFYLGSYGVSRPKAAKVRKRKQKK, encoded by the coding sequence ATGGGAAAAGGAGACAGAAAAACCAAAAAAGGCAAATTCTACTTAGGCAGCTATGGCGTTTCAAGACCCAAAGCCGCTAAAGTCAGAAAACGAAAACAGAAAAAATAG
- a CDS encoding OstA-like protein, translated as MRYLLLCCLLFLGLGSYAQRDSTNRDTSRVQLLHSNKGRGESRADGRYLFLEGEVHFKQKEMHLWCDTAQQAPNDQVLAYGDVEMLQDDSIRAFSDSLRYDGIKREAELKNQVVLQDSSMTLFTDYLHYDLAQKKASYPQGVLIVSDSSQLQSKRGYYELESKMAYFVDSVRLNHPKYKLITDSMAFNTEEEKSYFLAPTYMYDDENLVYCESGYYDNKAERAELTGSPYYLQRKGQNSRRASADTILYVGSEDSYYLIGNAILEEESQKVYADTIVRRGMKGRFEFLGHPRFERKGKEGNQEILAGDSYYDEEKEAMVFQNGVTAKRGSQILRSETLEYSESRKEAWAKGQVILEDTVEQSRLMAGSVYYNDSTGQMLAQDHPIALMLLDGDSLWMTADTFRMEKDSAGAYQLRAYHQVQVFKSDIQALGDSLVYNEADSLFELRGNPRIWLDSVQFTADTLRGRLADQSLQELFLLQHAFMASSKEEVYFNQIKARDIRAHFQDNELQRADIQYNGEMVYYALDEQGRYAGVNDMDCSDMQVRFKERNVDRIKFMGQPKAVLYPMGQVKHEKLQLKGFKWLEAERPKDRWSLTGPYAWGIKAAALPELPPAASPNEIPELEEPKEKPSLSPEELSNQKRRGGKK; from the coding sequence ATGCGTTATTTATTGCTCTGTTGTTTGTTGTTTTTGGGGCTAGGGAGCTATGCCCAAAGAGATAGCACAAACCGCGATACGAGCCGAGTGCAATTGCTCCACAGTAATAAGGGAAGAGGCGAAAGCCGGGCCGATGGCCGCTATTTGTTTCTGGAAGGAGAGGTCCATTTTAAGCAAAAAGAGATGCACCTTTGGTGCGATACGGCCCAGCAGGCGCCCAATGACCAAGTGTTGGCCTATGGAGATGTGGAAATGCTGCAAGACGATAGCATTCGGGCCTTTTCGGATAGTTTGCGCTATGATGGAATAAAGCGAGAGGCGGAATTAAAAAATCAGGTGGTTTTGCAGGATAGCTCCATGACTTTATTTACCGATTATCTGCATTATGATTTGGCGCAAAAGAAGGCCAGTTATCCGCAGGGCGTATTGATTGTCTCGGATTCTAGCCAGCTGCAAAGTAAGCGGGGCTATTATGAGCTGGAGAGCAAAATGGCCTATTTTGTCGATTCGGTCCGCCTCAACCACCCTAAATATAAGTTGATTACCGACTCTATGGCCTTTAATACGGAGGAGGAAAAAAGCTATTTTTTGGCCCCTACTTATATGTATGATGATGAAAATCTGGTCTATTGCGAATCGGGTTATTATGATAATAAGGCCGAAAGGGCCGAACTGACGGGCTCGCCTTATTATTTGCAGCGCAAGGGCCAAAATAGTCGCCGCGCCTCTGCCGATACCATATTATATGTAGGCAGTGAGGATAGCTATTATTTGATTGGCAATGCCATTTTGGAGGAGGAAAGCCAAAAGGTGTATGCCGATACGATTGTTCGGCGGGGGATGAAAGGCCGCTTTGAGTTTTTGGGCCATCCTCGCTTTGAGCGCAAGGGAAAAGAGGGAAATCAGGAAATTTTGGCTGGCGACTCTTACTATGATGAGGAAAAAGAGGCTATGGTCTTTCAAAATGGGGTAACGGCCAAGCGAGGCAGCCAAATTCTTCGGTCAGAAACCCTAGAATATAGCGAGAGCCGCAAAGAGGCTTGGGCCAAGGGCCAAGTTATTTTGGAAGATACCGTAGAGCAAAGCCGTTTGATGGCGGGCTCGGTCTATTACAATGATTCGACGGGGCAGATGTTGGCCCAAGATCATCCGATTGCCCTGATGTTATTGGATGGCGACAGCCTTTGGATGACCGCCGATACCTTTCGGATGGAAAAAGACAGCGCTGGGGCCTATCAATTGCGGGCCTATCATCAGGTGCAGGTCTTTAAGTCTGATATTCAGGCTTTGGGCGACTCTTTGGTCTACAATGAAGCCGATTCGCTTTTTGAGCTGCGGGGAAATCCCCGAATTTGGCTGGATTCGGTGCAGTTTACCGCCGATACTTTACGGGGCCGCTTGGCTGATCAGTCCTTGCAAGAGCTCTTTTTGCTCCAGCATGCCTTTATGGCTTCGAGCAAAGAGGAGGTCTATTTTAATCAGATTAAAGCCAGAGACATTCGGGCGCATTTCCAAGACAATGAGTTGCAGCGGGCCGATATTCAGTACAATGGCGAAATGGTGTATTATGCCCTTGATGAGCAGGGCCGCTATGCGGGCGTCAATGATATGGATTGCTCGGATATGCAGGTTCGTTTTAAGGAGCGGAACGTCGACCGCATCAAGTTTATGGGCCAACCCAAGGCCGTTTTGTACCCCATGGGCCAAGTTAAGCACGAAAAACTTCAGCTCAAGGGCTTCAAATGGCTAGAGGCCGAGCGCCCCAAAGACCGCTGGAGCTTGACGGGCCCTTATGCCTGGGGGATAAAAGCGGCGGCCTTGCCCGAACTTCCGCCAGCAGCCAGCCCAAATGAAATTCCCGAACTGGAGGAGCCCAAAGAAAAGCCCAGCCTCAGTCCAGAGGAGCTTTCTAATCAAAAACGCCGAGGAGGAAAGAAGTAG